The following proteins are encoded in a genomic region of Rattus rattus isolate New Zealand chromosome 2, Rrattus_CSIRO_v1, whole genome shotgun sequence:
- the Tmem145 gene encoding transmembrane protein 145, whose protein sequence is MEPSRAPALRRLLPPLLLLLLPLYPRARAKYVRGNLSSKEDWVFLTRFCFLSDYGRLDFRFRYPEAKCCQNILLYFDDPSQWPAVYKARDKDCLAKESVIRPENNQVINLTTQYAWSGCQVVSEEGTRYLSCSSGRSFRSVRERWWYIALSKCGGDGLQLEYEMVLTNGKSFWTRHFSADEFGILETDVTFLLIFTLIFVLSCYFGYLLKGRQLLHTTYKMFMAAAGVEVLSLLFFCIYWGQYATDGIGNDSVKILAKLLFSSSFLIFLLTLILLGKGFTVTRGRISHSGSVKLSVYMTLYTLTHVVLLIYEAEFFDPGQVLYTYESPAGYGLIGLQVAAYVWFCYAVLVSLRHYPEKQPFYVPFFAAYTLWFFAVPVMALIANFGIPKWAREKIVNGIQLGIHLYAHGVFLIMTRPSAANKNFPYHVRTSQIASAGVPAPGGSQSADKAFPQHVYGNVTFISDSVPNFTELFSIPPPTSSAGKQVEETAVAAAVPPRGRVVTMAEPGAASPPPPARFPKAVDPGWDGPTPSYQPLVPQTAAPHTGFTEYFSMHTAGGPAPPV, encoded by the exons GACTGGGTGTTCCTGACAAGATTTTGTTTCCTCTCGGATTATGGCCGACTGGACTTCCGATTCCGATACCCTGAG GCCAAGTGCTGTCAGAACATCCTCCTCTATTTTGACGACCCATCTCAGTGGCCAGCGGTGTACAAGGCAAGGGACAAG GACTGTTTGGCCAAGGAGTCGGTGATCAGGCCAGAGAACAACCAGGTCATCAATCTCACCACCCAGTACGCCTGGTCGGGCTGTCAG GTGGTGTCAGAGGAGGGAACTCGCTACCTGAGCTGCTCCAGTGGCCGCAGCTTCCGCTCTGTGCGTGAACGATGGTGGTATATTGCGCTCAGCAAGTGTGGG GGAGATGGGCTACAGTTGGAATATGAGATGGTTCTTACCAACGGCAAGTCTTTCTGGACACGGCATTTCTCAGCTGATGAATTTG GGATCCTGGAGACAGATGTGAcctttctcctcatcttcacCCTCATCTTTGTCCTCTCTTGTTACTTTGGAT ACTTGCTGAAAGGCCGTCAGCTACTCCACACAACTTATAAAATGTTCATGGCTGCAGCAGGAGTGGAGG tccTGAGCCTCCTGTTTTTCTGCATCTACTGGGGCCAGTACGCCACAGACGGCATCGGGAATGACAGCGTGAAGATCTTGG CCAAGCTACTCTTCTCCTCCAgcttcctcatcttcctgctcACACTCATCCTCCTCGGGAAGGGATTCACGGTGACACG AGGCCGCATCAGCCACTCAGGCTCCGTGAAGTTGTCTGTGTACATGACCCTGTACACCCTCACCCACGTGGTGTTGCTCATCTACGAGGCAGAA TTCTTTGACCCAGGCCAGGTACTATACACTTACGAGTCTCCAGCTGGTTATGGACTCATCGGGCTGCAGGTGGCGGCCTATGTGTGGTTCTGCTATGCGGTGCTGGTCTCCCTGCGGCACTATCCGGAGAAACAGCCCTTTTATGTGCCCTTCTTTGCTGCCTATACCCTCTG GTTCTTCGCTGTCCCTGTCATGGCCCTGATCGCCAATTTTGGGATCCCGAAGTGGGCCCGAGAGAAGATCGTCAATGGTATCCAGCTGGGGATCCACCTGTATGCGCATGGCGTGTTTCTG ATCATGACCCGCCCATCGGCGGCCAACAAGAACTTCCCATACCACGTGCGAACTTCGCAGATCGCCTCCGCTGGGGTCCCTGCGCCCGGAGGGAGCCAATCCGCAGATAAGGCCTTCCCGCAGCACGTCTATGGAAACGTGACGTTCATCAGCGACTCGGTGCCCAACTTCACGGAGCTCTTCTCCATCCCCCCGCCCACCTCCTCT GCCGGGAAGCAGGTGGAGGAGACAGCGGTGGCGGCGGCAGTGCCCCCAAGGGGTCGTGTGGTGACCATGGCCGAGCCGGGcgcagcctccccacccccacccgctcGGTTCCCCAAGGCGGTCGACCCGGGCTGGGATGGCCCGACGCCGTCCTACCAGCCGCTTGTGCCCCAGACGGCGGCGCCGCACACCGGCTTCACCGAATACTTCAGCATGCACACAGCCGGGGGCCCTGCACCCCCGGTCTGA